The genomic region ATCAAGCTTTGAGGCATCTTGCTTAGCTAGCAAAATGGCATACATGACAGCCGACAAGGAATCTTCGGATCCATCAACATAAACCATGATGTGCTTGAACGGTACGCTCATTTTCCAACCTCCCTTGGAACAGGTTCCACGACTTTTGCCATGGTCAGCTTCTTTCCGCTTTTTCTGCGATCGGCAGCCAGACGTTCCTTTTCCATCCGATCCTTGACATTCTTGAGAAGAATGAAACTTTCCCTCTCACTTTCCTCAATCCTACCCTTCATGTATTTGATGGTTTCTTCTGTCTCAGGAATTGAAATCTTGTCAAGCGCATTTACCTTCCTGATCGTCTTCTTGACTTCCCTGCTCAGCCGCATGATTGAGACCTTCAGTTCAGCAAGGCGTCCCATCAGTTCAAGGCTTTCAGAAAACCGCTGGATACCCAGTTCAGCAAGCAAAGTGGCACTCTCTTCGGAAAAATAGGGCCCATGATCCTCAAAAGTCGTATCCACGACAGGAACAGACACACCCATCACCTTGCGGCTTTTTACTTCAATGGTATATTCAATGTTGGTAGCACCACTGAGATTGCCTACTTTCAGCCTTCCCATCTCCATGATAGCCCGTCGTAAGGTATCCC from Spirochaetia bacterium harbors:
- a CDS encoding V-type ATP synthase subunit D translates to MDNKLAPTRSNLMKLEGNLKFAKLGYELLDQKRQILVSELLALVDQAVDYQTRVDKSLDTAWDTLRRAIMEMGRLKVGNLSGATNIEYTIEVKSRKVMGVSVPVVDTTFEDHGPYFSEESATLLAELGIQRFSESLELMGRLAELKVSIMRLSREVKKTIRKVNALDKISIPETEETIKYMKGRIEESERESFILLKNVKDRMEKERLAADRRKSGKKLTMAKVVEPVPREVGK